TAGGCAATCATAATGGTCCTATGAGCATGGTTTTTACCCAATTGCCACAATATATATAAATGTCCCTcccttttactaatttccccaatatctgtttacaagaaactattattacaaaccaatacTAGAAGTGGAATTACtacaactatagggagcctgaatatAGGCCCAAAAGATAAACCTAGCAGACTAGGCCTTCAACCAGTCCACAAATGCCATAATCTCATAGCGCACCCAATAGgatcctggtgtgtcaaagttcccaagggcctcagggaccttaggcaatgctcacaccaggaaACCTTTAAAGTAACCCTTTATGCGCAAGTTTTGGAAAGCCAactccagtgtgtcaaagttcagaggagccTCAAGGACTCCGAAGCAATGCTTACACTAGAGGGGCAAGACCCTAGAtgttctaagagtaggagttgaaaaaTGGTGCTTGAAAATATAAATAGTTTTAAGAAAACAATTTAGGAGTAAAACAGTTTAGAAGTGAAACAGGAGTAAACAGAATCATTGCAGCCCTCCGTGTTCAAACAATAAAACAAGGACAAAACAAGCTCACAACCATTTCAAACAAGCTTTAGATTGCATGGATTCGAATAATCCATTAGTTATCACTAGGTGGGTCACATAGCATGCTGGGAGTAGAATGATAAAAAACCATACAAAGAAGGGTAGTAAAGGTTAGGAACATCGAAGTCATTAGTCACGGGCACATAAAACAGGTCAGGAAGGAAAGCATGTCAGTTAACACAAAGCAAGTTTACAGCCAGATTCCCTAATACTCAATTATTGATAAACATACTGATTAGAAGCCAGAAAACATGAGGCACATAAACTTAATAACCAGATTACACAATACTGGATGACAATAGAAGTAATCATGCTGATTTAAAGCAATAGACATGAAAGACATAGAGCTAAATACAGAAGTAGTCATGTTGATTGGGATCAAGGAAGATATAGGTTCAATTACACAGAAGTAGCCATACTAATAGAAGTCCATAAGTAGTCACGCTGATTAAAATACAGAAAAGTCATGGATTCAATAGAAGTGAAGCAACAAACAAGAAAGCACATATGTTTAGGCTTCATAACATAATGAATGGCATTAGGAATGGAATCATACCAGTTAAAGATAGCAAAACAGAAGATGAAAGTGTGCAGAACTCAGTGATCTAGCCTTGGCTTTAATCTGGCTAGACATATGTAGTGAATACATGTAGCAGAAAGGTTTTATTGAGAGCaaagtttgtgtgtgtgtgtgtgtgtgtgtgtgtttctaaACTATTGTCCGTATTTAGAAGAATCAGAATgagagtatatatagcacttGGTAAAGtagaaaaataaggcaagaataatTTAAAAATTCGTAAATAAGGCAAGTAAATATAATCAATCAGTTAATTGTGGCTAAACCCATCCAATCTGCATAAACAGAATCCGGGAAGATCACGATAGCATAAGGAGAATCAATTACCAGCCCTGATTAGGACTCAAATAAGGTACGCAAATCACTTATTGACCATAAATTAAGTAATTAGTCAGAATATGGCAAGTAACACCAATTAAAGGTCACAAATACAGAAAGTaagtaaaaatcccaaaaatactGATTTTAATAGGAAAAGTTATTCAAATCCCTAATAGAAATCAATTAGTATATTGGGttgacaaaaataaataaataattggagAAATTTGAAGTAATCAATGTCACAAACAGAAACGTCTAGGGTTTAAGCATATACACGAGAATCAATCAAGCTAGCAAAGAATAGTCAGATTCAACACTTGGGAGTTTGAAAATCATTTGAAAGAACTTAAGACGAACCCTAGTTCTTAAAAATACTGAAACCAAATAATTATAAGAGAAATAGAAAGTTTTTCGTAGAAAAATACCAAATAATACTCAGAATGtttcagatctacaaagatctgaaCAGACCCAAGTAGTCATAAGACTAGGGTTTTGGAAGATGACAAGGACGAAAAGAAATCAATCTAAACCCATAGATTTGAaccaaaaataggaagaaaatagCACTCACAAATGAAAATGGCCATAGACACGCCTGTGAAAAGGTTTCAAGAAAAACTAGGTTGAATCTCTTTGAGATTCTCTCATAGATCAACGAAGTCGAACAACCAGAAAATGTAGCAGGCCGAAGGGCCGGAAAATACAGAGAAACCCCATAGACAAGGAGTTTTGCAGGTGACAACGGCTAGGctttagggttaggttgagagagagttgagagatgaGGGAACGAAGGGCGGCGAAAATGAGAGGGTTTAGGGGGTAATTTAGGATTAAAATGGTAAGTTTTATcatggaccgttgatctaaaaaATCAACGGCTACGATTAAACGGAGTGGCTGGGTCGAGTAGGTTTAATTGGGTTATGTTTAGATAAAAATTGGGCCTGGGTAGATTTGCGCTAATTTTAATTGAATTGGGATTGAAATTGGCAATGTGTTGATGGACGAGACACTCATTAGGAGAAGGTGGCAGACATACTTCCATAAGCTATTGAATGAGTAAGGGGATAGGCACATTGTGCTGGGTGAGTTGGAGCACTCCGATAGTTGGAGGGATTTTTGGTACTGTAGGCGGATTACGATAGAGGAGGTGGAATGGGCGATGTGTAAGATGTGTAGGGGCAGAGCAACAGGGACAGACAAAATCCTGGTGGAATTCTTGAAGAGCGCGGGGCGGGCAGATTTGGAGTGGCTCACTGGGTTGTTTAATGCTGTTTTTAAGACAAAGAAGATGGCCGAAGAATGGAGGTGGCGTACGATGGTTACACGTTACAAGAACAAGGGTAATATttaaaattgcaacaattataggggtatcaagttattGAGTCACACTATGAAgttttgggagagggtggtggaggccAGGGTGAGGAGGTGTGTGTCTATTTCCGAGAATCAGTTTGGATTCATGCCGGGGCATTCGACTACAGAAGCGATTCATATAGTAAGGAGATTAGTGGAGCAATATCAGGAGAGTAAGAAGGATTTgtatatggtgtttattgacctcgAGAAGGCATATGATAAAGTTCCGAGGGAGGTCCTGTAGAGGTGTTTGGAGGTTAGCGGCATCCCGGTAgcgtacattagggtgattaaggatatGTACGATGATGCTAAGACTTGGGTGAGGACTATGGGTGGTGACTTGGAGCATTTCCCTGTGGTGATGGGGTTGCACTAGGGATCGGCTCTTAGCCCATTTTTGTTTGCCTTGGCGATGGATGTGCTATCGCGTCACATCCTAGGGGAGGTGccttggtgcatgctatttgccgatGATATAGTGTTGATTGATGAGACGCGTAGCAGAGTTAATGCGAGGTTGGAGATTTGGAGACAGaccttggagtctaaaggtttcaaactAAGTAGAACCAAGACAGAATTCTTGGAGTGCAAATCCAGTGAGACCCATGATGCAGACATAGAGATTAAGCTTGATGGTCAATTTATCCCCAAGAGAGCGAGTTTTAAGTACCTCAGTCCTATTATCCAAGGTAACAGGGAGATTGAcgaagatgtcacacatcgtatcgGAGCGgtatggatgaagtggaggctcaCTTCCAGAGTTCTATGTGATAGGAATGTGTCGTtaagacttaagggtaagttttatTGAGTGATGGTTCGACCCGCTAtgctgtatggggctgagtgttggccagtcaagaactcccacGTGCAGAAGATGAGAGTAgaagagatgaggatgttgagatggatgtgtgggtatACCAAGCGAGATAGGATTAAGAATGAAGCTATATGGGACAGAGTGGGAGTATCAtccgtggaggacaagatgcgggagtcTCGGTTGAGATGGTTCGAACATGTTAGGAGAAGAAGCATTGGTGCCCTTGTCAGGAGGTGTGAGGTTGGCCATGGTGAGTTTGAGAAGGggtcgaggtaggcctaagaagtactgGAGAGAAGTAATTAGGCAGGGCATGGCGCTGCTTCagcttactgaggacatgacccatgacaggagggtgtggaggtcgaggattaaggtagaaggttagtaggtagtttatAATGTTCATCGATAGGCTTAGTAGCGTTCATGTCCCTCCATATTCTTATTTTTATTACGGTATGTGATTTTGTTTGTCTCAGGTATTATATTCCATGTTGCTATTATTTGATACTACTTATCCTTTATTGCTCctttttttcctcttcatctttctTCCTTCCTTGCTTCCGTCTTTTTCTTCTTGCCCTTCCTGAGCCatgggtctattggaaacaacctctctacctgcattagagagaggtaaggtctgcgtatagactaccctccctagaccccacatgttgggatcaaactgggttttttgttgttgttgttgttgttgttgttattgggattgaaattgggttgttttaattaggctaggtccgaaaataaAAATGGCCATTTATTAAATACCcgtttaattgataaaaaaacattttaaaaataattaacagattacaaaaaatgattttcatacctagaaatgttttaaaataattacctagtatttaaaaaaaaaaaaggttatttTTTGGTAAagtaatgtaataatgcatgcatgggCCATAATTGCAAAGCAATTGCAATTGTAACCCCAAAAATGCAAATGTGGCAATTTGTGCAATAATTAAACCTTAGTGCAAatgtaaatgataaaattaaacaACAAAATTATTTGTGGTGTAATTAGTAACTGTTTGCCTAAATAAAATACTGgagtaattaattaaaatccttaaaaatgcagaaattatggaaaaatattaattgatgctaatgcatggttttggaggtatatatgcatttttaaaaaaaatattatagggaaaaattgggtatcaacagctgcattaagggatgagatcttagcttttaaACAGGAACTAAATGAACCCCTTCATGAAATCAGGGATAGATATAGAACCATGgtcaaggaatgccccaacaatgatatgactgaagcaATGATCCAACAGACATTTTATCGGGGTATAAACACAATCGATAAATGTGTGGTAAACCAGTTAGCAGGGGGTAATTTTATGAAGCTGCCCTATGCTGAGGCCTGTGAGATTCTTGAAAAAGATGGCCGACACTTCCTCAGCCTGGCAGAGTCGGGCAAATGTTCCTCAGGGGGACCCTCATGTCATAAATCTTCACAAGGAACTTCAAGACCACGAACAAgccatagctgagttgacaacaacCATGAACCAGTTAGCCAAAGCACAACTTCAGCAGATTCAGGGACCAAAGTAAGTGAACACAACAGAAGGCGTCAATCTATTGGTAAACAAGAGGAGACAACATGGTCAACAAATGCAAGGCAATCAAGATCAATATGAGCAAGGTAGTAGTGGTTATAACCAGGATGATGGATATTGTGAGAAAAGTGAAGAGGTTTTGTATGCCAACAACTATCAAGGACAACGAGGTAATGCTCCAAATCAACAATGGAGATCGCAAGGGAATAATCAGAATTGGGGCAACCAaagccaaggaaattggaataataacaaaaacaactccaataattgggggaacaacaaccaaaattggGGTAACAATAGCAATTGGGGTAGAAACAATAACCAAGGAGGTTGGAATAATGGCAATCAAGGTAATCGGGGGCCAGGTTTTCAAAGGCCTCCAATGTTTCAACAACCAAAGAATTCACCTCCATTTCCATCCTAAGGTCCTAGCTCATCTAACAATGAGATGGGACAGATTGAGTCAATGTTTGAGCAAATGCTGAAGAAGAGCGCCGACTCCGATGCCCAATTGTCGTCCCATAATACTTCTATCTGCAATCTAGAGGTCCAACTTGGTCAGATATCGCAAGCTTTAAATACtcatcctaagggggcactacccaGTGACacagtagtaaacccgaagggtagGAACAATACCGGCCATGCAATGGCGATGACCACAAGGAGCGgtagaggtggtgaagaaagtaCCTCCAAGAAaaaggaagttgtgagtgatgattTTGAAATGCAAAATGAAGATGATCCAATAGTTGTTGAGCAAGTGAGTAAATAGAATGTGAATGGTGAGGTGAGAACTGATATTCATGACAatgaggaggagactcaaaatgatgtgaacccgtctagggaacacgtgatagacATGATAGAAACGGtaatgcctaaagccaaggctccctTGCCTAGGCCTCCTCCACCTTAACCTCAAATACTTGcaaagaagaagaatgaaaacCAGTTCAAGAAGTTTATAGAGATGATGAAAAGTTTGTCGATCAATGTGCccttggtggaagctcttgagcaaatgccgggatatgccaagtttatgaaagacttggtaactaaaaagagatctatggattgtgagaccatcaaaatgactcatcaagtgagtgtcaTTGTGCCCTCGATGGCTTCTAAGCTTGAAGATCCTGGCGCATTTACTattccatgtaccattgggagtgcagattttgcaaaggccttgtgtgatttgggagcaagtataaatttgatgccttactttgtattcaaaactttgggtattggtcaaccgagagctacttcaatgagattgcaaatggccgatagaacaatgaagaggccacttggtattattgataatgttCTTGTCCGAGTTGACAAGTTTGTTTACCttgaaatggtaataacaattatatttgatttagtggttctaaaaatacgtgatctatttttatgctagttgttaggcagttgataTTATACAAAAGACTTAGaaatgagataagagcttgagagcaaggtgataaccaaaccaaATGATTAATAATCGGgtctcgagcttgtcgattcaaGGGTCTTGGGGTCGAGTCTGGAGCTCGGCTGGGAACTATCGATGGTAATTGATGGGTGACTAACAATAGTAATAAATCAATGATGggtctttatggccaataataagcaataaataatgaacaataaatagaacacaataaatataaataataaatgaagcaataagatcaagagaataagttagagagcagagagaatgttcttgtgtgtttttgtattgagcaacagatgtttacaaaatgacaaggatcccctttatatatgagagggaatctcaacatagtacaagtgcatttattacaaagatttggggatgggacggctagttGACACCATGATTTAGGTCTGAACTTAgctcactagactttgtcagccctagttgtgcgccttgggaactccccactttctccCCGTAACTGTCAGTTCGTACTGCTCCAAGGTCGAGCATTGAtggccctcgagggatgaaactAGACCGTGGTTTTGAGCCTTCGAGACGTCGtaacgatggaaaattggacccttcgattttaccgcatacagatagtccccgcttttcttagagtagaacgataagaaacgaccttgatAATCATCTTTCCGAATTTCCCATGATAATGTTATACTGATGGTGTCATACTTATGACATAAGTCTTTGTGACAACCGAGGCATTCCGTTGACTCGTCTTTTCAGCACCTTCCAATGTATTGCCGATTCTTGTCTATCTAATTGATAATATCATCGTTGATTCAGttccaaaaatgcattaattgcgCCCGCCAATACGTCTTCCTAGGACATTGATGGCACCATTGGTTGCATTTTTCAAAGAGTATTGATTGTGCCTGCCTGTTACTTTGCCCTTTCTCTATAAATTGAAGGTTTCTGGAACCAATTCTTTATTCAAGTGTTCTCAGATTAATCTTTCATCATTCTCTTCTCCTCATCCTCATCTGTCATTATCCCTTATGTTTAAGGCACGCGTCCTTAAGGTTACACGGCGGCGTTCTCTTCAGCCATGCCATGGCCTTTTTCCTGGGCTTTCCCTTACTGAGCGAGATTACTctggtttattgttgttgttgttgttgtgattACTACTGTCATTGTTGGCTCGAGATGATGAGACAGGGGGGCCAATTTCTTCCGACTTGGGAAGCTATTTGGACTCTACACCCCTACTCATGAGGGTGTTtggactatacaccgctgcttACCTTCCTACCCCgacctggtgtggcacttcatcccttttgCTTTCTGTGGGGTAAAGTGGCAATTCTAGCCGGTAACTTGCACGACACAATGTCCCAAGAAGTAGACTCAAAGTAGTCGTGCAAGTAAGGCCGATGCTCGCCAAGTCTTCTACTGGGCCGTGATCTTCTTGGCCTGATAAAAGCCTTTGCTCTTTGGCGGGCTATGGCTTTTTTTCATCCTTTTCTGCTTCTTCACTTTCCTATTCTCCATCttctcactttcctcttcttcatcttctcccttgGAGACACCATTTTGGAAGACTGAGACAAGACCCCCGAGGAGATGGCGCTCGAAGATACTGATGTCGAGGATGCACCCCCGAGAATTGATTAGGATCTTGGCTTTTACTATATGTAtacttttgcttctttgtttctgtgtaaggacaccttgtaggcttttgtaatcaagtgtttatgaatataaagatgtttcttcaatttgtttctgaTGTATGCTATATTTCCCTTTATCTACACTTGTGAAGAATCTGAGTGCATGACTTCACCGATTGGTGCAAATATCGAGCCCGGGTGTGAGTATTTCTTTTGACTTTTGATTGATTAACATGACTCCCCATAGAACCCTTTGCCATTCCTTGGACCGAGACCGGATTGGACTGATAAAATCGGGTTGTCGGGACCCTGACttcgagttgaatgagagtagggctTCGAACCCTCAGACCGAGACTTAGCCTTTAGACCTTGCCATAATCTTCGAGAGGGGATTTGCTCGGAAGCCCGAGAATAGAGACTGCCTTTAGGCTTTCGAgaatagtccccgagtgggggttTGCCCACACTCGGGCCACCTAGATACTTGTTTTGAACTTAGTGTAGATAGCCTCAAGGCGTTGTAGATAGATCCCAGATGAGGGTTTACCCCAGTTTAGATGGTACCTCGAGGCCAAACCCATATGAGTAGAGTTTTAGCGCTTGTTTTCTCCTTGAGAAAagccctcgagatcgggtaccatctcgaggcttgcaATGATGCCGATGGCTTCCCgaagcctaacttctttttgatggaggtcctcgagatcgggtaccatctcgggatttgcaatgatgccaatggcttcctggagcctaacttctttttgatggaggtcctcgagatcgggtaccatctggGGACTTGCAATAATGCTGATGGCTTCCTGGACTCTAACTTTTTTTTGATAAAGGTccttgagatcgggtaccatcttggGACTTGGTTGATGCGGGGACTTCAACCCAGAAACATCACATGATGGCGTCAAGTGTATGCTACAGTTACGAGGTGACCGAGCTGATTCCGCTGGCATATCTTTTTGAAGCGACAAAATTCTTAACCAATATTTTTAATCGTCCTTTAAGGCAGGCAGGTAGTCATCGCTTTTCctatatatagggttgtcttTGCCCTTTTGGAGATTTTGCTTTCCTGAATAGTTATCCTATTTCATAGAGTTCTCCTTTATTGTGCCAATTTTCTTTTAAGTCAAAGCCTTCGCCCAAGTATTCATTTCCCCTTTCTTCGTTTTATCATAGCCATGGCTGCTACGTCAGGGTCCGCTCAAAAAGGAGAAGGGAGCTCCGCCTCTGAGCACTTTGTTTCGGGAGGGAACCTCCCATTAGAAAAGACTCCCAACACTCGAGGTTATGGGGAATATGCCTCGAAatttatttctttaataggagaggagcaccttgagttggtgaagaaagattgtggatggggagaaaaggtagCATTGTAGGTACCTTCCCTGGAGGAGAATATCATGGACCTTGCCGAGGGATTTTTTAACGTATACACAGACCCCTTTATGATGGGCCCCGTTGATGGGGTTGTGCTTGACTTCTGTCAAAAGTACCAGGTTACCTTGGTACAGATTCACATGACATTTTGGCGGATAGTACTAATGATAAGGTTCTTTGCGGAAGACGCAGGTCTTGAATTCACTCTTAGTCACCTTATCAGGTTGTAttggccctttcatcatcgaggcctgctgAACCTGCGATGTTGATCCACCACGCCTTTTGttattgatgatgaagaagatggagaTTGGGGATGGATGAGTTGATTCATTCAGGTACGGACTGTCGATATTATTCCAGtggagtttctgccatttcctgaggaatggaattttacacgtaagtggtacgcTCGTGCTTTCTTAATTTTGTTTATGGCAAAGGTTGGCTTCGTAAGTACGCCTTCTATTCTTTTTCTGCAGCAATTTCGTGGATGCCGGGTGAGGTTCACGATCTACCATATTGGGTTCAGACGTGGCGACCCACTCGACTCATAATGAGCGTAGGTGGCAAGCTTTATC
The Nicotiana sylvestris chromosome 11, ASM39365v2, whole genome shotgun sequence DNA segment above includes these coding regions:
- the LOC138881846 gene encoding uncharacterized protein — encoded protein: MDVLSRHILGEVPWCMLFADDIVLIDETRSRVNARLEIWRQTLESKGFKLSRTKTEFLECKSSETHDADIEIKLDGQFIPKRASFKYLSPIIQGNREIDEDVTHRIGAVWMKWRLTSRVLCDRNVSLRLKGKFY